In the Tetrapisispora phaffii CBS 4417 chromosome 7, complete genome genome, one interval contains:
- the RRB1 gene encoding ribosome biosynthesis protein RRB1 (similar to Saccharomyces cerevisiae RRB1 (YMR131C); ancestral locus Anc_2.401): MSKRSAYDEDEARNVTSKTVSGNGPTTVVESEDVAMEGQLEDQFSDEFESDGEIIELDDDDDEEDADLNAEEYFEKKQKKAEEILLKENEEAKESSGPQLYLPNISRPLGPDEVLEADPTVYEMLHNVNLPWPCLTLDIIPDNLGSERRNYPQSILMTTATQASKKKDNELMVLKLSHLTKTLVKDDDNVDNEDDDEDDDEAGEPILENESLPLRDTTNRLRISPYATVQQEILTSTMSENGEVFIYDLTPQTRAFETPGYQIPKTAKRPLHTIRNHGNVEGYGLDWSPLIKTGALLTGDCSGMVYLTQRHTSKWVTDKTPFTVGNNKSIEDIQWSRTESTVFATAGCDGYIRIWDTRSKKHKPVISTVVSNTDVNVISWNEKMGYLLASGDDKGTWGIWDLRQFSPNSEKALPVAQYDFHKGAITSISFNPLDESIVAVASEDNTVTLWDLSVEADDEEIKQQKAEIKELEQIPPQLLFVHWQKEVKDVKWHKQIPGCLVSTGTDGLNVWKTISV, encoded by the coding sequence ATGTCAAAGAGATCTGCTTATGACGAAGATGAAGCTAGAAACGTCACATCAAAAACTGTTTCAGGTAACGGTCCAACTACCGTAGTTGAATCCGAAGATGTTGCAATGGAAGGTCAACTTGAAGATCAATTCAGTGATGAATTTGAAAGTGATGGTGAAATCATTGAATTAgacgatgatgatgatgaagaggATGCAGATCTAAATGCTGAggaatattttgaaaagaaacaaaagaaagctgaagaaattttgttaaaagaaaatgaagagGCTAAAGAGAGTTCTGGTCCACAATTGTATTTACCAAATATTTCTCGTCCATTAGGTCCTGATGAAGTGTTAGAGGCTGATCCAACTGTCTATGAAATGTTGCATAATGTTAATTTACCATGGCCATGTTTAACCTTGGATATTATTCCAGATAATTTAGGCTCCGAACGTAGAAATTATCCTCAATCCATCTTAATGACTACGGCTACTCAGGCAtctaaaaagaaagataatGAGTTGATGGTACTAAAATTATCACATTTAACTAAAACTTTGGttaaagatgatgataatgtagataatgaagatgatgatgaagatgatgacgaAGCTGGAGAACcaattttagaaaatgaaagtTTACCATTAAGAGACACTACAAATAGACTTCGTATTTCTCCATATGCCACTGTTCAACAAGAAATTTTGACCTCTACAATGAGTGAAAATGGTGAGgtttttatttatgatTTAACACCACAGACTAGAGCTTTTGAAACACCAGGTTATCAAATTCCAAAAACTGCTAAAAGACCATTACACACAATTAGAAACCATGGTAATGTCGAAGGATATGGTTTGGATTGGTCACCTTTAATTAAAACTGGTGCCTTATTAACAGGTGACTGTTCTGGTATGGTGTATCTAACACAAAGACATACCTCTAAGTGGGTAACCGATAAGACTCCTTTTACTGTTGGTAACAATAAATCTATAGAAGATATCCAATGGTCTCGTACAGAATCAACAGTCTTTGCGACGGCAGGATGTGATGGTTATATTAGAATATGGGATACCAGATCTAAAAAACACAAACCTGTCATTTCAACCGTAGTCTCCAATACAGATGTCAACGTTATTAGTTGGAATGAAAAAATGGGATATTTATTAGCAAGTGGGGATGATAAAGGTACATGGGGTATTTGGGATCTAAGACAATTTTCTCCAAACTCTGAAAAAGCTCTTCCAGTGGCTCAATACGACTTCCATAAAGGTGCTATCACATCGATTAGTTTCAATCCTTTGGATGAATCCATAGTTGCAGTAGCCTCTGAAGACAACACTGTTACTTTATGGGATTTGTCCGTCGAAgctgatgatgaagaaatcaAACAACAAAAGGCAGAAATAAAGGAATTAGAGCAAATCCCACCACAACTATTATTTGTTCACTGGCAAAAAGAAGTCAAAGACGTTAAATGGCATAAGCAAATTCCAGGTTGTTTGGTGAGTACTGGTACTGATGGTTTGAATGTTTGGAAGACTATCAGTGTTTAA
- the MLH2 gene encoding mismatch repair protein MLH2 (similar to Saccharomyces cerevisiae MLH2 (YLR035C); ancestral locus Anc_2.405), with amino-acid sequence MAIKEICINDRLTLHSSAYLIDPAATVRELIDNSVDSGSSNIVVELDSKTGGCEYISVKDNGSGVMPNDRPLMCLNHYTSKTKAFSDLQSIDTLGFRGNALSIIANLASQKGSVQITTRTNLEEIGETWFVDKLGSIKDNKIKKVNSEVGTKVVIKKLLKGLYVRNIECSKKGRSTIEKVKNLLTHYSLNFKSIKFQFFLIKLNKDQSIALRHMQRNTELNLSRVRNLMILAGLPPTAKNMILNESGIKINENFQIDLILPGYLFQHGNDTSKKNCKFLTVNNRALSLSLSFGKEITKILNYSYQALDLVKPKFWFLCFHINPSMIDINIEPEKNDIFIKNQSAIFDSFSSLVTDFLLRSKLHNLDSPPKEIYINEKHGSQEPGEVQHTVNCNKTSSAELLLSRGNERKEYKDYAFSLNRYQIPKKHIRKKKLTSEQIILSLQNTPNEKSLGTSLLKDYSMKNRNFYHSQMRKIGLYSEYTNKISINVTVSTALTNSYNYKNDLNWLMRDSSLNIALSSKMIELEQELHGNITGIINKTSHGWYYYTTKKDDN; translated from the coding sequence ATGGctataaaagaaatttgtATTAACGATAGATTAACTCTTCATTCAAGTGCGTACTTAATTGACCCAGCAGCTACTGTCCGTGAACTCATTGATAATAGTGTTGATTCAGGTTCATCGAATATAGTTGTTGAGCTGGATTCCAAAACGGGAGGTTGTGAATACATATCAGTAAAGGATAATGGATCTGGAGTGATGCCAAACGATCGACCTCTTATGTGTTTGAATCATTATACCTCTAAAACAAAGGCTTTTTCCGATCTTCAATCTATAGACACATTGGGATTTAGAGGTAATGCATTATCCATCATTGCAAATTTGGCATCTCAAAAAGGTTCCGTACAGATTACAACAAGAACTAACTTGGAAGAGATTGGCGAAACATGGTTTGTTGATAAATTAGGATCAAtcaaagataataaaataaaaaaagttaataGTGAAGTTGGCACAAAGGTAGtaattaagaaattattgaagGGGTTATATGTAAGGAATATTGAATGTTCTAAGAAGGGTAGAAGTACAATCGAGAAAGTTAAAAACCTGCTAACACATTACTCACTCAATTTTAAGAGCatcaaatttcaattttttcttattaaaCTAAATAAAGACCAATCGATAGCCTTAAGACACATGCAACGTAATActgaattaaatttatctaGGGTTCgaaatttaatgattttagCAGGCTTACCGCCCACCGCCAAAAAcatgattttaaatgagAGTGGCATAAAGATCAATGAGAATTTTCAGATAGATTTAATTCTGCCAggttatttatttcaacaTGGAAATGAtacttcaaaaaaaaattgtaaatttttaacCGTTAACAATAGGGCTCTATCACTCTCTCTGTCTTTTGGAAAGGAAATTactaaaattttaaattattcatatCAAGCATTAGATTTGGTGAAACCAAAATTTTGGTTCTTGTGTTTTCATATAAACCCATCAATGATTGATATAAACATTGAGCCggaaaaaaatgatatctttatcaaaaatcaaagtgcaatttttgattctttCAGTTCTTTGGTTACAGATTTCTTGTTAAGATCGAAGCTGCATAATTTAGATAGCCCaccaaaagaaatttatattaatgaGAAACATGGCAGTCAGGAACCAGGGGAAGTACAACATACTgtaaattgtaataaaacATCATCTGCTGAATTGCTATTAAGTCGTGGCAATGAACGTAAGGAATATAAAGATTATGCATTTAGTTTGAACAGATATCAGATTCCAAAAAAACATATAcggaaaaagaaattaacGTCTGAACAAATCATCCTATCATTACAAAATACACCAAATGAAAAGAGTTTAGGGACATCATTACTAAAAGATTattcaatgaaaaatcgtaatttttatcattcaCAGATGAGAAAAATTGGATTATATTCAGAGTATACTAATAAGATATCTATCAATGTGACAGTAAGCACCGCTCTCACAAACTCttataattataagaaTGATTTAAATTGGTTAATGCGAGACTCGTCCTTAAATATCGCGCTCTCGAGTAAGATGATCGAACTCGAGCAAGAATTGCATGGAAATATTACAGGCATTATCAATAAAACTTCACATGGATGGTATTATTACACCACTAAAAAAGATgataattaa
- the DPI35 gene encoding Dpi35p (similar to Saccharomyces cerevisiae YMR130W; ancestral locus Anc_2.404), whose amino-acid sequence MMQSTKCMKKIILKEQLPKLITFDAYNTLYATNLPVLAQYSMVGKLYNITTDPNELIKSFPKVFDKLREDHPNYGKTTGISAYEWWSILIKNIFKPAEVPDKMVDDILNRFNGENAYTVYHDVFEILDLIKEKYPNIIVAIISNTDPLVYDLLKNLDLYKYFEGNIYLSYDIELHKPDAAFFDHCIGQIMKKHFPFINDDQLNEFKKSCWHIGDEAIKDMEGAANAGLNSILLDRIDKYNYLTCNRAKNDRDEHNLSIDKVNANFNLMWDESIKKSKIIQLSEKTYVSSNLRNVRQLLFNE is encoded by the coding sequence ATGATGCAATCTACTAAATgtatgaaaaaaataatattgaaagaacAATTGCCTAAACTAATCACTTTTGATGCTTATAATACATTATATGCAACAAATTTACCAGTGTTAGCGCAATATTCTATGGTCggaaaattatataatataactACAGATCCTAAcgaattaataaaatcattcCCAAAggtttttgataaattaagaGAAGACCATCCAAATTATGGTAAAACAACTGGTATATCTGCTTATGAATGGTGGTCAATtctaattaaaaatatctttaagCCAGCCGAGGTGCCAGACAAAATGGTAGATGACATTTTAAACAGATTCAATGGAGAAAATGCATACACAGTATATCATGATGTGTTCGAGATTTTAGACTTGATAAAGGAAAAATATcctaatattattgttgcaaTTATTAGTAATACAGATCCTCTTGTTTACGATCTACTTAAAAACCTAGATCTTTACAAGTACTTCGAAGGaaacatatatttatcatatGATATCGAATTACACAAGCCTGATGCTGCATTCTTCGATCATTGCATTGGgcaaataatgaagaaacaTTTTCCTTTCATAAATGATGACCAGTTAAATGagtttaaaaaatcatGTTGGCATATTGGTGATGAGGCTATCAAAGATATGGAAGGTGCAGCAAACGCTGGTCTAAACAGTATTCTCCTCGATAGAATTGATAagtataattatttaacttGTAATCGTGCGAAAAATGATAGAGATGAGCATAActtatcaattgataaagtTAATGCAAATTTTAATCTAATGTGGGACGAAAGCATCAAAAAAAGTAAGATCATACAGCTGTCAGAGAAGACGTATGTATCATCCAATCTACGGAATGTGAGACaacttttatttaatgaatag
- the TPHA0G02660 gene encoding uncharacterized protein (similar to Saccharomyces cerevisiae RIC1 (YLR039C); ancestral locus Anc_2.402) has protein sequence MSVWPSSSPKEFTILKRYNKHKKIKLEESEIVNTLIVPEVNIFIILTLDRILIYNFKPTALVACHERTESSIKELGTNVTMTSSSLLLIDESNATYSNETPFYKQYHKGKTVVYVRTEKNSLLVYQILRDTNSKNVFKDYGIPVMDIADKCKNFDPKIYDNINDNILKVVNSSNNNIIIQNGYQIKEDIGYFPKIKLTVEAQEAIGIKRLELRLKTIFNLDHEVIDMMALKKLESNGIGSSDLVVLLSSTGLQCINISKFKIKKSDFIHIKNGIKLVVGGSEVFALSANKELSSDNSDKNEIKYTINSIDLSNRLATPIHDLPFLDDLKSTFVFNDKLVLLTFQKLDFFSLETGELFMSWSPGFKIKFGKSLNTNIIVLISEDNTIYFYTEFGNLIYCNKREDGYKSVFDLSDFIYFDKTFITFSKISSYQVWDCWEELKQTQFNFNSPQPFVMNNSNNDIAFVSNYFDSSLNNNGFQIIKLPTRTINNCIPLIRINSASKLLAIYISNKDILLLQNIEIGIWYSFADQSIIDMQWLGSNYLICHINAKDGNTFLQCLHIPLEYVNRKTYSEFIIWEHKVPANVKDFKYFTNVLSQPRNIPVTEDNIKVKEKLCVTGELILIYDNYIKVIDVISVQHRVGLQVIHSFASSLEINCPHPLVYKNISWLTFYKDGFLVHSNDGLYKLSKEGANSDWSVVLLATNIERILDVMNDSIFLIQKNACLLYKFRDLWEGKPKPLSIGIDDEFYPIYIHDDYAAIRGLHVVNKSHTLKLLVKHKIYLDEVIRFSLEDDVSPEDIASKYMSLEYYDFALEKILSYSILKNEASEKLVNLIRISDNMSVNEGRLYKNSKLLKIFSYSLRKIEPKYWDKLFDIFEVSPKDLLKMCIATNNIKILGLLLIVFLNYDESDLSENFADEIEETNQLVNIRSIESTKFGSVTTAMKDGKLMLEILRILVTSASKSKEIQSATELWEMCFQLIRLLKSLDKENKTNLTTTAIEFCA, from the coding sequence atgagCGTATGGCCAAGTAGCTCCCCTAAAGAATTCACTATTCTAAAACGTTATAATAAACataagaaaataaaactagAGGAAAGTGAAATAGTCAATACACTTATAGTTCCTGaagttaatatttttattattttaaccCTAGATCGtattttaatttacaattttaaaCCAACTGCATTAGTGGCATGCCATGAGAGAACAGAATCTTCAATTAAAGAGCTTGGCACAAATGTAACGATGacttcatcttctttacTACTTATTGATGAATCCAATGCTACTTACTCTAATGAAACCCCTTTTTATAAACAATATCATAAAGGTAAGACTGTCGTGTATGTAAGAACTGAGAAAAACAGTCTGTTGgtttatcaaatattaagaGATACAAATAGTAAAAATGTATTTAAAGACTATGGTATACCAGTCATGGATATAGCTGATAAAtgtaaaaattttgatcCTAAAATCtatgataatataaacgataatattttgaaggttgttaattcttctaataataatatcattatacAAAATGGATATCAAATCAAGGAAGATATTGGCTATTTcccaaaaataaaattaactGTAGAAGCGCAGGAGGCTATTGGTATTAAAAGATTAGAATTGAGATTAAAGACGATTTTTAATTTAGACCATGAAGTCATTGACATGATGGCCCTGAAAAAACTGGAATCTAATGGCATAGGCTCGTCAGATCTGGTAGTTCTTTTGTCTTCAACTGGCTTACAATGTATAAATATTTCGaagtttaaaattaaaaaatcagaTTTCATACATATTAAGAATGGTATTAAGCTAGTTGTTGGAGGTTCAGAGGTTTTTGCATTATCCGcaaataaagaattaagCAGTGACAATTcagataaaaatgaaataaaatacacAATAAATTCTATTGATCTTTCCAATAGACTTGCTACTCCAATACATGATTTACCATTCCTAGATGATTTAAAAAGTACTTTTGTATTTAATGACAAATTAGTTCTAttaacttttcaaaaattagaCTTTTTTAGTTTAGAAACTGGTGAACTTTTTATGAGTTGGAGCCCAggtttcaaaataaaatttggCAAAAGTTTAAATACAAACATAATAGTATTGATTTCTGAGGATAAtactatttatttttatacaGAGTTTGGGAATCTAATATATTGCAACAAAAGAGAAGATGGTTATAAGTCGGTGTTTGACTTATCTGATTTCATTTACTTTGATAAGACATTCATCACATTCAGTAAAATAAGTAGCTATCAAGTGTGGGATTGTTGGGAAGAACTAAAACAAACtcaatttaattttaattcacCTCAGCCATTTGTTATGAACAACTCGAACAACGATATTGCATTTGTCTCgaattattttgattcctctcttaataataatggttTCCAGATAATTAAACTTCCTACTCGTACGATAAATAACTGCATTCCTCTTATAAGGATAAATAGTGCTTCGAAATTATTagcaatatatatatctaataaaGATATACTACTATtgcaaaatattgaaatagGTATTTGGTATAGTTTTGCTGACCAATCTATAATTGATATGCAATGGCTAGGGAGCAACTACCTAATTTGTCATATTAATGCAAAGGATGGAAATACATTTTTGCAGTGTCTTCATATCCCACTAGAATATGTAAATCGTAAGACTTATTCtgaatttataatttggGAACACAAAGTCCCAGCAAACGTTAaagatttcaaatattttacaaatgTTTTATCCCAACCTCGGAATATTCCTGTCACtgaagataatataaagGTTAAGGAAAAATTATGCGTCACTGGtgaattgattttaatttatgaTAACTATATTAAAGTAATCGATGTAATCTCAGTACAACATCGGGTGGGATTGCAGGTTATTCATAGCTTTGCCTCAAGCTTAGAAATTAACTGTCCCCATCCCTTGGTATATAAAAACATTTCATGGTTAACATTTTACAAGGACGGATTTTTAGTACACTCAAATGATGGACTATATAAACTTTCTAAAGAGGGAGCAAATTCAGATTGGTCTGTGGTACTCTTGGCTACTAATATAGAAAGAATATTGGATGTAATGAACGATAGCATTTTcttaattcaaaagaacGCATGTCTATTGTATAAGTTCAGAGATTTGTGGGAAGGTAAACCTAAACCATTATCCATTGGAattgatgatgaattttacccaatatatattcatgaTGATTATGCTGCTATCCGAGGACTGCATGTTGTCAATAAATCTCATACGTTAAAGCTGCTTGTAAAacataaaatttatttggATGAGGTAATAAGGTTTAGTTTAGAAGATGATGTCTCACCAGAGGATATTGCTAGCAAATATATGTCACTGGAGTACTATGACTTTGCCCTCGAGAAAATATTGTCATATTCAATTCTTAAAAATGAAGCATCAGAAAAACTAGTCAATTTAATTCGGATTTCAGATAACATGTCAGTAAATGAAGGGAGATTGTATAAAAACTccaaattattgaaaatttttagtTATTCTTTGAGAAAAATTGAGCCAAAGTATTGGGATAAGctatttgatatatttgagGTAAGTCcaaaagatttattaaaaatgtgCATAgcaacaaataatattaagatATTGGGACTCCTTCTCATTGTATTCTTAAACTACGATGAATCTGATCTAAGTGAAAATTTCGCtgatgaaattgaagaaacaaaTCAATTGGTTAATATAAGATCAATAGAATCCACTAAATTTGGGTCTGTGACAACTGCGATGAAAGATGGCAAGTTAATGTTGGAGATATTACGAATTTTAGTAACTAGTGCTTCtaaatcaaaagaaattcaatCAGCAACAGAACTTTGGGAAATGtgttttcaattaataagGCTACTAAAAAGTTTGGATAAAGAGAATAAGACTAATTTAACGACAACGGCAATAGAATTTTGTGCATAG